In Anaerosporomusa subterranea, one DNA window encodes the following:
- a CDS encoding phosphotriesterase, giving the protein MQKIMTVCGSIAPEQLGFTSMHEHILSDCSMFRNRVRKPCFVQNRHIVKPEDKLTLANRSALRHDIVSSLDNMKLDDELTMTAEVADFIAGGGDSIVEVSAPGIRSTAADLIAIQRIAERTGVNIVASTGLYAEDTWPVLYRIMTYDQFVRFLQREIDQGIGDTGILPGHIKAAYEVYTPQLATYLRAAAFVAGDTGLSLQVHLGPDVTPDEVRQNVAQPLLQGGCIPEKTILCHVQYLMGVLSLEYLVNNPGHVPFDISLLRELLSQGFILSFTPLGFEADNESLGLAHYPDWYALSGMMALIKEGYAGQLVIGNDVFTKLATRRGGGEGYRRLADFVVPALKKCGVSSEDVHKIMVENPARILAF; this is encoded by the coding sequence ATGCAAAAGATCATGACAGTTTGCGGCTCAATCGCACCAGAACAGCTCGGTTTCACCTCTATGCACGAACATATTCTTTCAGACTGCTCGATGTTTCGAAATAGGGTCAGAAAACCCTGTTTTGTTCAAAATCGCCACATTGTAAAACCGGAAGACAAGCTGACTCTGGCAAATCGCTCTGCTTTGCGTCATGATATCGTGTCATCGTTAGACAATATGAAGCTGGATGACGAACTGACGATGACTGCTGAAGTTGCTGATTTTATAGCCGGTGGCGGTGATTCAATTGTTGAAGTGAGCGCACCTGGGATTCGCAGTACAGCAGCTGACCTGATCGCTATTCAACGGATAGCTGAGCGTACTGGGGTTAATATTGTGGCTTCCACGGGCTTATATGCGGAAGATACCTGGCCCGTTCTGTACCGTATCATGACCTATGACCAATTTGTACGATTCTTGCAGCGCGAGATTGACCAAGGCATTGGCGATACGGGAATCTTACCTGGGCATATTAAGGCCGCCTATGAGGTGTACACTCCGCAATTAGCCACCTATTTGCGAGCGGCAGCTTTCGTAGCCGGTGACACAGGCCTATCGCTGCAAGTTCACCTAGGTCCAGACGTCACGCCTGATGAGGTCCGGCAGAACGTGGCGCAGCCGCTTCTTCAAGGCGGCTGTATTCCGGAAAAGACGATTCTGTGTCACGTTCAGTATCTGATGGGTGTTCTTTCACTGGAATACCTTGTGAACAATCCTGGCCACGTACCCTTTGACATCAGTCTGCTCAGAGAACTGCTTTCTCAGGGCTTCATTCTTTCCTTCACACCGTTAGGCTTTGAGGCAGATAACGAATCATTGGGGCTTGCCCATTACCCCGATTGGTATGCGTTGTCAGGCATGATGGCTTTGATTAAAGAGGGCTACGCCGGCCAATTAGTCATCGGCAACGATGTATTTACTAAACTGGCTACCCGTCGCGGCGGCGGGGAAGGCTATCGGCGCCTTGCCGACTTTGTTGTGCCAGCACTAAAAAAGTGCGGCGTTTCCAGCGAAGACGTCCACAAGATTATGGTAGAGAATCCGGCCCGGATTCTGGCTTTTTAG
- the queC gene encoding 7-cyano-7-deazaguanine synthase QueC has translation MNENGAMVVFSGGQDSTTCLFWALERFKNVEAVTFDYNQRHKLEIECAKNIAKEFGVQHTILDMSLLSQLTANALTREDIAIAKGSDGELPTTFVDGRNMLFLTFAAVLAKQKNLRHIVTGVCETDFSGYPDCRDIFVKSLNVTLNLAMDYQFVVHTPLMWINKAQTWEMADVMGKLDFIREKTLTCYYGILGSGCGQCPACVLRNNGLQEYLISRGR, from the coding sequence ATGAACGAAAACGGCGCAATGGTGGTCTTCAGTGGCGGTCAAGATAGTACAACCTGTTTGTTTTGGGCGCTGGAACGATTTAAGAATGTTGAGGCAGTAACATTTGATTATAATCAACGGCATAAACTAGAGATCGAATGTGCCAAGAACATTGCCAAAGAATTTGGCGTGCAGCATACGATTCTAGATATGTCGCTGCTAAGTCAGTTGACAGCTAACGCTCTGACTCGTGAAGATATTGCAATTGCCAAAGGCAGCGATGGAGAGTTGCCCACGACATTTGTTGATGGGCGAAACATGCTATTTCTCACGTTCGCTGCAGTGCTGGCAAAACAGAAAAATCTCAGGCATATAGTGACAGGAGTCTGCGAGACAGACTTCAGCGGATACCCCGACTGTCGAGACATTTTTGTCAAATCACTCAATGTGACCTTGAATTTAGCCATGGACTACCAGTTTGTGGTACATACGCCGCTGATGTGGATCAATAAGGCGCAGACTTGGGAGATGGCGGACGTCATGGGTAAACTTGATTTTATCCGAGAAAAAACGTTAACCTGTTATTACGGGATTCTGGGGAGCGGGTGCGGGCAATGCCCGGCCTGTGTTTTGAGGAATAATGGGTTACAAGAATACTTAATCTCAAGGGGAAGATAA
- the queD gene encoding 6-carboxytetrahydropterin synthase QueD, which produces MKIKAKKGFHFDAAHCLPGHSGKCASMHGHTYRLEVVVARKDGGIIADGSSEGMIIDFGDLNRIVKEEILDKVDHQCLNDLFDFRTTSENLAAHFFTILNERLHANDIVLERILLWESNTSCVEVER; this is translated from the coding sequence ATGAAAATAAAAGCAAAAAAGGGATTCCATTTTGATGCCGCTCACTGCCTGCCTGGGCATAGCGGTAAATGTGCTTCGATGCATGGACATACCTACCGACTGGAAGTTGTCGTTGCGCGAAAGGACGGCGGGATTATTGCTGATGGATCAAGTGAGGGAATGATTATCGATTTTGGCGATCTAAACCGAATCGTCAAGGAAGAAATCCTTGATAAGGTTGATCACCAATGCTTGAACGATCTGTTTGACTTCCGCACCACGTCAGAGAATCTCGCAGCCCACTTCTTTACTATCTTGAATGAGCGACTACATGCAAACGACATTGTCCTAGAACGAATCCTCTTGTGGGAAAGTAACACTTCGTGTGTTGAGGTTGAACGATGA